A region of the Trichocoleus sp. FACHB-46 genome:
TGCCGATATGAGGAATTTCACCCCTGCTAGGAGTATCCCAAGAGGTACCAGGCTCAACAGTGGACCTTACATTATTCTAAAATTGACAGATGCTGGCGCTATCGGTTGCCGTCTAACCATTGTATGCAGTAATACAATCCATGCCTCGCTCCAACCTGGATGCACTCACGCCTGAACATCAATCACTCATTCCTGCTTATTTAGAGAAGTGGAAAGCCATTGCACTATCCACTCAACGAATTGATCGAGCACAAGCTGTTCAAGAGATTTGTGCTGGGTGGGAACTGGAGGAAACAGAAATTTGCTTCTTTGATACCCCTTATGACATGTTGAGGAATATCAAGCCGATACTTCCCGAGTGGGAGCGATACTGGCCATTCGACCTCGGTCCTCAGGACGTAATCGATATCGATGATTGGATCACTCGCTCAGTTCAAGAACAGATAGATCAACACCTAGTGCAACCTCTGGAAAGTTTGATACAGCAAGTATGGCAGCCAGTTATCGCTCAGCTGTATAACGGACCTGACATTATGCCATCTGATGTCTCTCATGAAGTTGCTCATAATTTTGTTCACGATGTCTTGCCTCAGGATTTTCTGCTGTCTGGGATTCAATTTGATTTTTGTGTCTCTGTGCTTGGGTGCCCCCTGAGTGACACGGAACAATTATCTTGGCAAGCTTTTCAGCACCTAGTTGAGCACGCAGGCTGGATCTTGCCGTTATATGAAGCAATCGATGAGAATGACGAAAAAATTGATGAGTTCAGTAAAGAGCTTTGCTGGGTTTGCGATCGCCCGGTTAAACTCTGCCTGGACTCTGAAGGTCGGCTTCATGCTGATGCAGAGCCAGCAATCGAATTTGCAGATGGCTTTGCGGTGTGGGCACAGCATGGGGAGTTATGGATAAGAGAATCAAGCTGAGTTAAGCAATATAGCTGATTTGGTATTGCAAAGTAGTACTATGGTGCATCCTTTGGGTGCTCTGATGCAATGTCCAGACTGTCAATCTACTCACGTCGTCAAAGACGGTCGCCGTCAACGGCACACGACAATGACTCAGGTTCATCAACTTTTTGTTAGGTTAGATGCAGAATTGGAGGACGCTGTGAGTATTGTGAATGAAAGCCACCATTGAGCAACTCGCGTCTATCTCAGTTTTTACGCAGTTACAACCCGTACAACTCGCAAGTCTACAGCCCCATACGCTGGTTCAAACCTATCAGGCGGGTGAGATCGTGTCTCATGAGGGCGATCGCCTGCCCCCTCGCCTCTATGCTCTGATTCAGGGACTGTTGCGAGTTTCAAAAACAGCAGCGAGTGGGAAAGAGACGATTCTGCGAACCTTGACGAGTGGCGACATCTTTGCGGCTCCTGCTCTCT
Encoded here:
- a CDS encoding DUF6745 domain-containing protein, whose amino-acid sequence is MPRSNLDALTPEHQSLIPAYLEKWKAIALSTQRIDRAQAVQEICAGWELEETEICFFDTPYDMLRNIKPILPEWERYWPFDLGPQDVIDIDDWITRSVQEQIDQHLVQPLESLIQQVWQPVIAQLYNGPDIMPSDVSHEVAHNFVHDVLPQDFLLSGIQFDFCVSVLGCPLSDTEQLSWQAFQHLVEHAGWILPLYEAIDENDEKIDEFSKELCWVCDRPVKLCLDSEGRLHADAEPAIEFADGFAVWAQHGELWIRESS